One Papaver somniferum cultivar HN1 chromosome 10, ASM357369v1, whole genome shotgun sequence genomic window carries:
- the LOC113317476 gene encoding ARM REPEAT PROTEIN INTERACTING WITH ABF2-like yields the protein MDEEKQSYQHPEIEKKGQKRKLEEAIEEEEDELEIEEEQGTASLTWERIQVIEYEVTEQVSVLNSTFSWGVFDRAAAKRATSIIADLAKSEETVNVIINCNAIPALVKHLQAPPSPFPSGGDGNYEKPFEHEVEKGCAFALGLLTSKPEHQQLIVDSGALPHLVDLLKRRECGCNSRAVNSIIRRAADTITNLAHENGGIKTSVRIEGGLPPLVELLQYPDTKVQRAAAGALRTLAFKNDENKKQIVECNALPILVLMLRSADAAIHSEAVGVIGNLVHSSPDIKKQVLLAGALQPVIGLLSSCCSESQREAALLIGQFATTDSDCKVHIVQRGALQPLIATLQSTDLQLKEMSAFALGRLAQDTHNQAGIVYNGGFFPLLKLLDSKNGPLQHNAAFALYGLADNEDNVSDFVKLGAVQKLQDGEFIFQATKDCIAKTLKRLEEKIHGQVLSHLIYLMRVEDKVVQRRVALALAHLCSPNYLREIFIDNNGLELLLGLLGTTSVKHQRDGSLALYSLANKATLLSPIDAAPTSPTTQVYLGIPFVNNATDSDVTFLVEGTRFYAHRSTLLASSDIFRAMFDGGYREKDARAVEIPNIRLEIFELMMRYIYTGSVDVPIDIAEDLLRAADQYLLEGLKRLCENTIAQHISLDNVSSMYELSEAFNALSLRHLCILFILQNFEKWIRRPGSFHLIKRAVPEICGFFSRSLPKRNHFPQE from the exons atggatgaagaaaagcaaagCTATCAACACCCTGAGATTGAGAAGAAAGGGCAAAAGCGAAAACTTGAAGaagcaattgaagaagaagaggacgaacttgaaattgaagaagaacaaggaacCGCATCTCTTACATGGGAGCGTATTCAAGTAATTGAATATGAGGTTACCGAGCAAGTTTCAGTCTTGAACTCAACTTTTTCTTGGGGTGTATTCGATCGAGCCGCGGCCAAACGAGCGACCAGTATTATCGCAGATCTCGCTAAATCTG AAGAAACTGTGAATGTGATTATAAATTGCAATGCGATTCCAGCTCTTGTGAAGCATCTTCAAGCTCCTCCATCTCCATTTCCTTCAGGTGGCGATGGAAATTATGAGAAGCCTTTCGAGCATGAAGTTGAGAAAGGGTGTGCTTTTGCCCTTGGATTGCTTACTAGCAAG CCTGAGCATCAACAACTCATAGTTGATTCTGGGGCTTTACCACATCTTGTGGATCTATTAAAAAGGCGCGAATGTGGTTGTAACTCTCGGGCAGTTAATAGCATTATTCGAAGAGCAGCTGATACAATCACCAACCTTGCTCACGAGAATGGTGGAATAAAAACTTCAGTCAG GATTGAAGGTGGACTCCCTCCTCTTGTTGAGCTGCTTCAGTATCCCGACACAAAAGTACAGAGAGCAGCTGCAGGGGCATTGCGAACTCTTGCATTTAAAAATGACGAAAACAAGAAACAG ATTGTTGAATGTAATGCTCTACCTATTCTCGTTTTAATGCTTCGTTCAGCTGATGCTGCTATACATTCTGAGGCG GTTGGAGTGATTGGGAATTTGGTCCATTCATCCCCAGATATAAAGAAACAAGTGCTTCTTGCTGGAGCTTTACAGCCTGTTATTGGCTTACTCAG TTCTTGCTGTTCAGAGAGCCAGAGAGAGGCAGCTCTGTTGATTGGCCAGTTTGCCACTACAGATTCAGATTGCAAG GTTCACATTGTTCAGAGAGGTGCTTTGCAACCTCTAATAGCCACGCTTcaatctacggatcttcaacttaAGGAAATGTCAGCTTTTGCTCTGGGAAGATTGGCTCAG GACACCCATAACCAAGCTGGCATTGTTTATAATGGTGGCTTTTTTCCCTTGCTTAAACTTCTTGATTCGAAAAATGGTCCTTTGCAACACAATGCTGCATTTGCTCTTTATGGTTTAGCTGATAATGAG GATAATGTTTCAGACTTCGTCAAGCTTGGAGCTGTCCAAAAGCTGCAAGATGGAGAGTTCATTTTCCAG GCAACAAAAGATTGCATAGCCAAAACTCTGAAAAGATTAGAGGAGAAGATCCATGGACAA GTATTGAGTCATTTGATATATCTGATGCGTGTAGAAGATAAGGTTGTTCAAAGAAGAGTTGCTTTGGCTCTTGCTCATCTTTGTTCCCCTAATTACCTGAGGGAAATATTCATTGATAACAATG GATTGGAGTTGCTTTTGGGGCTTCTTGGTACTACATCCGTGAAGCATCAGAGAGATGGCTCTCTGGCCTTGTACAGCTTAGCTAACAAAGCCACATTGCTCTCACCCATCGATGCTGCACCTACATCTCCGACAACACAG GTTTATCTGGGAATACCATTCGTCAATAATGCTACAGACTCCGATGTTACCTTCTTAGTCGAAG GCACACGATTCTATGCACATAGGAGCACTTTGCTTGCATCTTCAGACATATTCCGTGCAATGTTTGATGGTGGTTACAGG GAAAAAGATGCGAGGGCTGTAGAGATTCCTAATATAAGATTGGAGATATTTGAGCTGATGATGAG GTACATTTATACAGGCTCAGTTGATGTTCCGATAGATATTGCAGAAGATCTCCTAAGAGCTGCAGACCAATATCTCCTGGAGGGCCTTAAGCGTTTATGTGAGAATACGATTGCTCAG CATATATCTCTGGACAATGTTTCAAGCATGTATGAACTTTCAGAGGCCTTCAATGCTTTGTCCTTGAGACATTTGTGCATCCTATTCATTTTGCAGAATTTCGAGAAATGGATTAGAAGGCCAGG TTCTTTTCATCTGATCAAACGAGCAGTACCTGAGATCTGTGGCTTTTTCTCGAGATCACTTCCAAAGAGGAATCACTTTCCTCAAGAGTAA